The following proteins come from a genomic window of Sphingomonas oryzagri:
- a CDS encoding acyl-CoA thioesterase — MTEANDPPETLIARLVALMDLEEIEVDLFRGGRTDEPWTRVFGGQVVGQALIAACRTVERPRLPHSLHAYFMRPGDPNLPIVYEVSRDRDGRSFSSRRVVAIQHGRPILNLACSFQIPEQGLEHQFDMPDVPPPEGLEDDRDIALRFREEIPLSRRAVMLRQRPMTFRPILPLARYEDEALPPFHSYWFKAVAPLPADQILHRGLLAYASDMMLLSTSILPHGLSWLRDDVQEASLDHALWVHGDIDLNDWLLYAMDSPRSSEARGFTRGQIFTRDGRLVASVAQEGLIRVRR, encoded by the coding sequence ATGACCGAGGCGAACGACCCGCCGGAAACCCTGATCGCCAGGCTCGTCGCGCTGATGGACCTCGAGGAGATCGAGGTCGATCTGTTCCGTGGCGGGCGCACCGACGAACCATGGACGCGCGTGTTCGGCGGGCAGGTGGTCGGCCAGGCGCTGATTGCCGCCTGCCGCACGGTGGAACGCCCCCGCCTCCCCCACTCGCTCCACGCCTATTTCATGCGGCCGGGCGATCCGAACCTTCCCATCGTCTACGAAGTGAGCCGCGATCGCGACGGCCGCAGCTTCTCCTCGCGGCGGGTGGTGGCGATCCAGCATGGCCGCCCGATCCTCAATCTCGCCTGCTCCTTCCAGATCCCCGAACAGGGGCTGGAGCATCAGTTCGACATGCCCGACGTGCCGCCACCGGAAGGGCTGGAGGACGATCGCGACATCGCGCTGCGCTTTCGCGAGGAGATCCCGCTCAGCCGGCGCGCGGTGATGCTGCGCCAGCGGCCGATGACGTTCCGGCCGATCCTGCCGTTGGCGCGCTACGAGGACGAAGCGCTACCGCCCTTCCATTCCTACTGGTTCAAGGCGGTGGCGCCGCTGCCCGCCGACCAGATCCTGCATCGCGGCCTGCTCGCCTACGCCTCCGACATGATGCTGCTCTCCACCAGCATCTTGCCGCATGGCCTCAGCTGGCTGCGCGACGACGTGCAGGAGGCGAGCCTCGACCATGCTTTGTGGGTGCATGGCGACATCGATCTCAACGACTGGCTGCTTTACGCGATGGACAGCCCGCGATCGAGCGAAGCGCGCGGCTTCACGCGCGGCCAGATCTTCACCCGCGACGGCCGCCTCGTCGCCTCGGTCGCGCAGGAGGGATTGATCCGGGTGCGGCGCTAG
- a CDS encoding SDR family oxidoreductase produces MTGSHGRVAGKTALITGGAQGLGAATAHMLARHGAKVAIADINRAGAEAVAAEIDAACGAGTAFAFTLDVTMPDQWRTVVADAARAMGGLSVLVNNAGVAPIGTVEDIDLAVWQRTMAINVDGTLHGTRAALGLMRESQPGSIVNISSIAGLIASHAFSAYNTSKAAVWMLTKSIALYCAKQGWDIRCNSVHPTFADTPLLEGLTGGTKAERDAKLTRQVPLGRIATPDDIAYAVLYLASDESRMMTGSELKLDGGISAM; encoded by the coding sequence ATGACTGGTTCGCACGGGCGTGTCGCCGGCAAGACGGCGCTGATCACCGGCGGCGCGCAGGGACTCGGCGCGGCGACGGCGCACATGCTGGCGCGGCACGGCGCGAAGGTGGCGATCGCCGACATCAATCGCGCCGGCGCCGAGGCGGTGGCGGCGGAGATCGATGCGGCCTGCGGCGCCGGCACCGCTTTCGCCTTCACGCTCGACGTCACCATGCCCGATCAGTGGCGCACGGTGGTCGCCGATGCGGCGCGGGCGATGGGTGGCCTCTCGGTGCTGGTCAACAATGCCGGCGTCGCGCCGATCGGCACGGTGGAGGATATCGACCTCGCGGTGTGGCAGCGCACGATGGCGATCAACGTCGACGGCACGCTCCACGGCACCCGCGCGGCGCTCGGGCTGATGCGCGAGAGCCAGCCCGGATCGATCGTCAACATCTCCTCGATCGCCGGGCTGATCGCGAGCCATGCCTTCTCCGCCTACAACACGTCCAAGGCGGCAGTGTGGATGCTCACCAAGTCGATCGCGCTCTACTGCGCGAAGCAGGGGTGGGACATTCGCTGCAACTCCGTCCATCCGACCTTCGCCGACACGCCACTGCTCGAAGGGCTGACCGGCGGCACCAAGGCGGAGCGCGACGCCAAGCTCACCCGACAGGTACCCCTCGGCCGAATCGCGACGCCCGACGACATCGCCTATGCCGTCCTCTACCTCGCGTCGGACGAGAGCCGGATGATGACCGGATCGGAACTCAAGCTGGACGGCGGCATCTCGGCGATGTGA
- a CDS encoding phosphotransferase family protein gives MTTNAPARAEIDFDPATLRTFLASALPDGGGEPAIERIGGGQSNPTYFVDLGDRRMVLRKRPPGEHPRGAHDVGREYRIIEALHPTPVPVPEPILYHEAPDVVGTPFYLMGRLDGHVFQDAALPEVPKEGRRAYYRELARVLAALHAVDVDAVGLGGFRRPERFLVRQINLWARQWGDLAESDPDVARVVGWLRAHLPEDELSTIVHGDYKFTNVIFAADRPALAGVFDWELCTVGDPLVDLAHVWAFLWMTTLDEYGGIMGIDLDAEGIPTAEEFFGFYYEHVGDDRRLTPFHLVLALFRNAGIFHGIAQRALAGSANAGNAEEKGKLDRIYLGRALAVIDAQPGG, from the coding sequence ATGACGACCAATGCCCCCGCCCGCGCCGAGATCGACTTCGATCCCGCGACGCTCCGTACCTTCCTCGCCTCCGCTCTGCCCGATGGCGGCGGAGAGCCGGCGATCGAGCGGATCGGCGGCGGCCAGTCCAACCCCACCTATTTCGTCGATCTGGGGGATCGGCGCATGGTCCTGCGCAAGCGCCCGCCCGGCGAGCATCCGCGCGGCGCGCACGATGTCGGCCGCGAATATCGCATCATCGAGGCGCTGCACCCGACGCCGGTGCCGGTGCCCGAACCGATCCTCTATCACGAGGCGCCCGATGTGGTCGGCACGCCCTTTTACCTGATGGGCCGGCTCGACGGGCATGTCTTTCAGGACGCAGCGCTGCCCGAGGTGCCGAAGGAGGGGCGCCGGGCTTACTACCGCGAGCTGGCGCGGGTGCTGGCGGCGCTCCATGCCGTGGATGTCGATGCCGTCGGCCTCGGCGGCTTCCGCCGGCCCGAGCGCTTCCTCGTCCGCCAGATCAACCTGTGGGCGCGGCAGTGGGGCGACCTTGCCGAGAGCGACCCGGATGTCGCGCGCGTGGTCGGCTGGCTGCGCGCGCATCTGCCGGAGGACGAGCTCAGCACCATCGTCCACGGCGACTACAAATTCACCAACGTGATCTTCGCCGCCGATCGGCCGGCGCTGGCCGGCGTGTTCGATTGGGAGCTGTGCACGGTCGGCGATCCGCTGGTCGATCTCGCCCATGTCTGGGCCTTCCTGTGGATGACGACGCTCGACGAATATGGTGGGATCATGGGGATCGACCTCGACGCCGAGGGCATTCCGACCGCTGAGGAGTTCTTCGGTTTCTATTACGAGCACGTTGGCGACGATCGACGGCTCACGCCCTTCCACCTCGTGCTGGCGCTGTTCCGCAACGCCGGCATCTTCCACGGCATCGCCCAGCGCGCGCTGGCGGGCAGCGCCAATGCCGGCAATGCCGAGGAGAAGGGCAAGCTCGATCGCATCTATCTCGGCCGCGCGCTGGCGGTGATCGACGCGCAGCCGGGCGGCTAG
- a CDS encoding enoyl-CoA hydratase/isomerase family protein, with translation MGGTKSYATITVEAHGAIEVVTLDRPAALNALSNELVGELLDYVQGLRQRPECRVVILRGNGRAFCAGLDIKEHRAATNETPLQRAWRVQIALSDLLKAMRVAPQPFIALGHGAACGGGFSLMLASDVRFGAPSLRMNAAYIRIGLGGADIGSSYFLPRLVGASLAAELLLTGRFLDGDRALRLGLLSDVVPEERLLETGLALADEMVANAPYGLSLTKQALNLAIDAPSLEAALALEDRQQVMLQATDDHHEAMTAFVEKRPPVYHGR, from the coding sequence ATGGGTGGCACGAAAAGCTACGCGACGATCACGGTGGAGGCGCATGGCGCGATCGAGGTCGTGACGCTCGATCGGCCGGCAGCGCTGAACGCGCTGTCCAACGAGCTGGTCGGCGAACTGCTCGATTACGTGCAGGGCCTGCGGCAGCGGCCCGAATGTCGCGTCGTCATCCTGCGCGGTAATGGCCGGGCCTTCTGCGCCGGTCTCGACATCAAGGAGCATAGAGCGGCGACCAACGAGACGCCGCTGCAACGCGCCTGGCGCGTGCAGATCGCGCTCAGCGACTTGCTGAAGGCGATGCGCGTGGCGCCGCAGCCGTTCATCGCGCTCGGCCACGGCGCAGCCTGCGGCGGCGGCTTCTCGCTGATGCTGGCGTCCGACGTGCGCTTCGGCGCGCCGTCGCTCCGGATGAACGCGGCCTATATCCGGATCGGGCTGGGCGGTGCGGATATCGGCTCCAGCTACTTCCTGCCCCGCCTCGTCGGCGCCAGCCTCGCCGCCGAGCTTCTGCTCACCGGCCGCTTCCTCGATGGCGATCGCGCGCTTCGCCTCGGCCTGCTGAGCGACGTGGTGCCGGAAGAGCGGCTGCTCGAAACCGGGCTGGCGCTCGCCGACGAAATGGTGGCCAATGCGCCCTACGGCCTGTCGCTCACCAAGCAGGCGCTCAATCTCGCCATCGATGCGCCCTCGCTCGAGGCCGCGCTGGCGCTGGAGGACCGCCAGCAGGTGATGCTGCAGGCCACCGACGACCATCACGAGGCGATGACCGCCTTTGTCGAGAAGCGGCCGCCCGTCTATCACGGTCGCTGA
- a CDS encoding 4-hydroxyphenylacetate 3-hydroxylase family protein, translating into MNATTPDRREEFAAERWARFRPITDGKSYIESLRGRAVTVYLFGEKVEEPVDHPIIRPSINALADTYDLAVEDPELATAHSELIGAPVNRFLHIVGSPQDLVMKNRMQRRMGQRTGTCFQRCAGLDTISVLHSITYDIDRKHGTTYHQRYLDFMKQAQANNIIVGAGMTDPKGDRSKRPSEQADPDLFMHVSRRTERGLYVRGAKAHMTGGLNSHWICVMPTMNLGPADSDYAVVGMVPGDAEGLTYIYGRQSCDTRALEKGEIDKGNARFGGQETLVVFDDVFIPWEHVLMNGEYAFAQEMVARFTSYHRASYVCKTGLGDVMVGAAAAIAEYNGADQASHVKDKLVEMTHLNETIFSSAIASAHEAKPLESGIYMNDGMLANVCKHNVTRFPYEISRLAQDLAGGLMVTLPSEADFEHDVAGPILRKYFQGRANVPVEHRQRMLRLIENMTLGRNAVGYLTESLHGAGSPQAQRIQILRQMEVERKKGYAEELAGVGRNEERAG; encoded by the coding sequence GTGAACGCCACCACCCCGGATCGTCGCGAGGAATTCGCCGCCGAACGCTGGGCACGCTTCCGGCCCATCACTGACGGCAAGAGCTATATCGAGTCGCTGCGCGGGCGCGCCGTCACCGTCTATCTGTTCGGGGAGAAGGTGGAGGAGCCGGTCGATCACCCGATCATCCGCCCGTCGATCAACGCGCTCGCCGATACTTACGATCTCGCGGTCGAGGATCCGGAACTGGCCACCGCGCACTCCGAACTGATCGGCGCGCCGGTCAACCGCTTCCTCCACATCGTCGGCAGCCCGCAGGATCTGGTGATGAAGAACCGGATGCAGCGCCGCATGGGCCAGCGCACCGGCACCTGCTTCCAGCGCTGCGCCGGGCTGGACACGATCAGCGTGCTTCACTCGATCACCTACGATATCGACCGGAAGCACGGCACGACCTACCACCAGCGCTACCTCGACTTCATGAAGCAGGCGCAGGCCAACAACATCATCGTCGGCGCCGGCATGACCGATCCCAAGGGCGACCGCTCGAAGCGGCCGAGCGAGCAGGCCGATCCCGACCTGTTCATGCATGTCAGCAGGCGCACCGAGAGGGGCCTCTATGTGCGCGGCGCCAAGGCGCACATGACGGGCGGGCTGAACTCGCACTGGATCTGCGTGATGCCGACCATGAATCTCGGCCCCGCCGACAGCGACTATGCCGTGGTCGGCATGGTGCCGGGCGATGCCGAGGGGCTGACCTACATTTACGGCCGCCAGTCCTGCGACACGCGCGCGCTGGAGAAAGGCGAGATCGACAAGGGCAATGCGCGCTTCGGCGGGCAGGAGACGCTCGTCGTGTTCGACGACGTGTTCATCCCCTGGGAGCATGTCCTGATGAATGGCGAGTACGCGTTCGCACAGGAGATGGTGGCGCGCTTCACCAGCTATCACCGTGCCAGCTACGTCTGCAAAACCGGGCTTGGCGACGTGATGGTCGGCGCGGCGGCGGCGATCGCGGAGTATAATGGCGCGGACCAGGCGAGCCATGTGAAGGACAAGCTCGTCGAGATGACGCACCTCAACGAGACGATCTTCTCCTCGGCGATCGCCTCCGCGCACGAGGCCAAGCCATTGGAATCGGGCATCTACATGAACGACGGGATGCTGGCGAACGTGTGCAAGCACAACGTCACCCGCTTCCCCTACGAGATCAGCCGACTGGCGCAGGATCTCGCCGGCGGCCTGATGGTGACGCTACCGAGCGAGGCGGATTTCGAGCATGATGTCGCAGGCCCGATCCTGCGCAAATATTTCCAGGGCCGCGCCAATGTGCCGGTCGAGCATCGCCAGCGGATGCTGCGGCTGATCGAGAACATGACGCTCGGGCGCAACGCGGTCGGCTACCTCACCGAATCCCTCCACGGCGCGGGCAGCCCGCAGGCGCAGCGTATCCAGATCCTCCGTCAGATGGAGGTGGAGCGGAAGAAGGGATATGCCGAGGAGCTTGCCGGCGTCGGCCGCAACGAGGAGCGTGCCGGCTGA
- a CDS encoding N-acyl-D-amino-acid deacylase family protein, producing MADYDLILRGGEVHDGLGSPGRIADVAIKDGRIAAIGAIEGSADEEIDASGRLVTPGFVDVHTHYDGQATWENRLAPSSNHGVTTVVMGNCGVGFAPCRPAERAMLVAVMEGVEDVPELVMTEGLPWDWETFPDYLDALDKRALDVDIAAQLPHSALRVYVMGERAAGHEPPDAADLAEMRRLTAEAIRAGALGVTTSRNLMHCTRAGNLAPSLHSEEDELVALAHGLRDAGAGVFQLIPHITAPAGEEFRLMRRVAEESRRPLSYSLLQMPTGDPGQWRSYLDSLTAANAEGLTIRAQVAPRPVGMLYGLDLSFHPFVFHPSFQPLADMPLAEKVAAMRDPALRATLLSEQPEHSNPVLVKTVTAFRFAYPMARDPDYEPDLADRIDNRARALGRTPEDVAYDLLLEDEGRAILYQPGANYRDGNLDAVRTMLGHPDTIVGLADGGAHYGIICDASFPTFFLERWARDADEAQRIALPDAIAALTSQPADAVGLGDRGRIVVGAKADLNVIDLARLHLHRPSVARDLPAGGKRLRQGADGYDVTIVSGAVTYRGGEPSGALPGRLVRGARGIAA from the coding sequence ATGGCCGACTATGATCTGATCCTGCGCGGCGGCGAGGTTCATGACGGGCTGGGCAGCCCCGGCCGGATCGCCGACGTCGCGATCAAGGATGGCCGCATCGCGGCGATCGGGGCGATCGAGGGCAGCGCCGACGAGGAGATCGACGCATCCGGCAGGTTGGTCACGCCGGGCTTCGTCGACGTGCACACCCATTATGACGGGCAGGCGACCTGGGAGAACCGGCTCGCGCCGTCCTCCAACCACGGCGTGACGACGGTGGTGATGGGCAATTGCGGCGTCGGCTTCGCGCCCTGCCGCCCCGCCGAACGCGCGATGCTGGTGGCGGTGATGGAAGGCGTCGAGGACGTGCCCGAACTGGTGATGACGGAAGGGTTGCCCTGGGACTGGGAGACCTTTCCCGACTATCTCGACGCGCTCGACAAGCGCGCGCTCGACGTCGACATCGCAGCACAGCTCCCCCATTCGGCGCTGCGCGTCTACGTGATGGGCGAGCGCGCCGCCGGGCATGAGCCGCCCGATGCCGCCGATCTCGCCGAGATGCGGCGGCTCACCGCCGAGGCGATCCGCGCCGGCGCGCTCGGCGTCACCACCTCGCGCAACCTGATGCACTGCACGCGTGCCGGCAATCTCGCGCCCAGCCTCCATTCGGAGGAGGACGAACTGGTCGCGCTGGCGCACGGTCTGCGCGATGCCGGTGCCGGCGTGTTCCAGCTCATCCCGCACATCACCGCGCCCGCCGGGGAGGAGTTCCGGCTGATGCGCCGCGTGGCGGAAGAATCGCGCCGGCCGCTGTCCTACTCGCTGCTCCAGATGCCGACCGGCGATCCCGGCCAGTGGCGCAGCTATCTGGACTCGCTGACTGCCGCCAATGCCGAGGGCCTGACGATCCGCGCGCAGGTCGCGCCGCGTCCGGTCGGGATGCTCTACGGGCTGGACCTGAGCTTCCATCCCTTCGTCTTCCACCCGAGCTTCCAGCCGCTTGCCGACATGCCGCTGGCGGAAAAGGTCGCGGCGATGCGCGACCCGGCGCTGCGCGCGACGTTGCTGTCGGAGCAGCCCGAGCACAGCAATCCGGTGCTGGTGAAGACGGTCACCGCCTTCCGCTTCGCCTATCCGATGGCGCGCGATCCCGATTACGAGCCGGATCTCGCCGACCGCATCGACAACCGTGCCAGGGCGCTCGGCCGCACGCCGGAGGATGTCGCCTACGATCTGCTGCTGGAGGATGAGGGCCGCGCGATCCTCTACCAGCCGGGCGCCAATTATCGCGACGGCAATCTCGACGCGGTGCGCACCATGCTGGGCCATCCGGATACGATCGTCGGGCTGGCGGACGGCGGTGCGCATTACGGCATCATCTGCGACGCGAGCTTCCCGACCTTCTTCCTCGAACGCTGGGCGCGCGATGCCGACGAGGCGCAGCGGATCGCGCTGCCCGATGCGATCGCGGCGCTGACCAGCCAGCCGGCCGATGCCGTGGGGCTGGGCGATCGCGGGCGCATCGTCGTCGGCGCCAAGGCCGATCTCAACGTGATCGATCTCGCCCGGCTGCACCTCCACCGCCCGAGCGTGGCGCGCGATCTGCCGGCGGGCGGCAAGCGGCTGCGGCAGGGGGCGGACGGATACGACGTCACGATCGTATCGGGTGCGGTCACCTATCGCGGCGGCGAACCGTCCGGCGCGCTGCCCGGCCGCCTCGTGCGTGGCGCGCGGGGCATCGCCGCCTGA
- a CDS encoding VOC family protein, which translates to MGKLSYSTVGSNKLEEAKAFYDALLELVGMTPRYEHPSGGRFYAGNKSYFAVLGPYDKKDACIGNGTMAGFGFDTREEVDAFHAKALELGGTDEGAPGERGPGAYFAYFRDLDGNKLCGFKWG; encoded by the coding sequence ATGGGAAAGCTCAGCTACAGCACGGTCGGATCGAACAAGCTGGAGGAAGCCAAGGCCTTCTACGATGCGCTGCTTGAACTGGTCGGCATGACGCCGCGCTACGAGCATCCGTCGGGCGGCCGCTTCTATGCCGGCAACAAGAGCTATTTCGCGGTGCTCGGCCCCTATGACAAGAAGGACGCCTGCATCGGCAACGGCACGATGGCAGGCTTCGGCTTCGACACGCGAGAGGAGGTCGATGCCTTCCATGCCAAGGCGCTGGAACTCGGCGGCACCGACGAGGGCGCACCGGGCGAGCGCGGGCCGGGCGCCTATTTCGCTTACTTCCGCGATCTCGACGGCAACAAATTGTGCGGCTTCAAATGGGGTTGA
- a CDS encoding MFS transporter, with product MIGRGTRRILPQADRNQLLLFLVMLMTAIGSTGMQSVVPAIGRSLKLPDPLIALGFSLSALAYALAAPVWARRLGRSGGKRMVLVGIWGFVASMILCGIALTLGLTGTLAATVAFVAFILGRAVYGLFGAASPPAAQAMVVAVLPRGEWVKALSLLASAFGLGTIIGPALAPFFVLPVVGLAGPAYVFAVMGVAMAAAIVVLLRNVSLDEAVPAVPAAEPTIGGEPSDAAAIAASAPSTGRQVRFTDPRIWPWILAGLVAGHAQAIAGQTLAFLVIDRLGQPPALAQPLIGMILMAGALAALLAQWGVIPRLDLQPRAMLLWGSALAAIGCAGVALAHDLHAITVTFAIASLGFGFLRPGFTAGASLAVDESEQGVVAGHVTAVNGYTFVLGPSLGILMYDWWHPLPYLVSAAAMALIFPFCLRLR from the coding sequence ATGATCGGAAGGGGGACGCGCCGCATCCTGCCGCAGGCGGACCGCAACCAGCTCCTCCTCTTCCTCGTGATGCTGATGACCGCGATCGGCAGCACCGGCATGCAGTCGGTGGTGCCGGCGATCGGGCGCAGCTTGAAGCTGCCCGATCCGCTGATCGCGCTCGGCTTTTCGCTCTCCGCTCTGGCCTATGCGCTGGCCGCACCCGTCTGGGCGCGGCGGCTGGGGCGGAGCGGCGGCAAGCGGATGGTCCTAGTCGGCATCTGGGGCTTCGTCGCCTCGATGATCCTGTGCGGGATCGCGCTGACGCTCGGCCTCACAGGCACGCTTGCCGCGACCGTCGCCTTCGTGGCGTTCATCCTCGGCCGTGCGGTCTACGGCCTGTTCGGCGCCGCCTCGCCGCCCGCCGCACAGGCGATGGTGGTGGCGGTGTTGCCGCGCGGGGAATGGGTGAAGGCGCTGAGCCTGCTCGCCTCCGCCTTCGGGCTGGGGACGATCATCGGGCCGGCGCTGGCGCCCTTCTTCGTGCTTCCCGTCGTCGGCCTCGCCGGGCCGGCCTATGTGTTCGCGGTGATGGGAGTCGCGATGGCGGCGGCGATCGTCGTCTTGCTGCGCAACGTGTCGCTCGACGAGGCCGTCCCCGCCGTCCCCGCCGCCGAGCCGACCATCGGTGGCGAGCCGAGCGACGCCGCCGCGATCGCCGCCTCCGCGCCATCGACCGGCCGGCAGGTCCGCTTCACCGATCCGCGCATCTGGCCGTGGATCCTCGCGGGTCTTGTCGCCGGCCATGCGCAGGCGATCGCGGGGCAGACGCTGGCCTTCCTCGTGATCGATCGACTCGGCCAGCCGCCGGCGCTCGCCCAGCCGCTGATCGGCATGATCCTGATGGCGGGCGCGCTCGCCGCCCTGCTCGCGCAATGGGGTGTGATCCCGCGCCTCGATCTCCAGCCGCGCGCGATGCTGTTGTGGGGATCGGCGCTGGCGGCGATCGGCTGCGCGGGCGTCGCATTGGCGCACGATCTCCACGCCATCACGGTCACCTTCGCGATCGCCTCGTTGGGCTTCGGCTTCCTGCGGCCGGGCTTCACCGCCGGCGCCTCGCTTGCGGTGGACGAATCGGAACAGGGCGTCGTCGCCGGGCACGTGACGGCGGTGAACGGCTACACCTTCGTGCTCGGCCCGTCGCTGGGCATCCTGATGTACGACTGGTGGCACCCGCTCCCCTATCTGGTGAGCGCTGCGGCGATGGCCCTGATCTTCCCTTTCTGTTTGCGGCTCCGATAG
- a CDS encoding acyl-CoA dehydrogenase family protein — protein sequence MLDTASRTAFDEDHAMFRDTVRRVFDKALLPHLDRYEREGIVDRPFWLACGEAGLLCPTVKPEYGGLGLDFAYNVVVAEELAYAGSAAGITLQSDIVAEYIERYGSEEQKRTYLPGMVTGEVITAIAMTEPGAGSDLQGVRTTAIRDGNHYVVNGSKTYITNGQNADLVVVVAKTDPALGAKGISLILVDADTPGFQRGRNLDKVGMHSADTSELFFEDVRVPITHCLGQEGQGFAYLMSQLPQERLSIAVSAQGAAQRAFDEAVAFTKDRKAFGKTVFEFQNTRFTLADMKSQLQVGWAHLDWAIARHVRGELTTAEASAAKQWHTDMQGRVIDMALQLHGGAGYMNEYMVARLWRDARVTRIFGGTNEIMKEVVSRSI from the coding sequence TTGCTCGACACCGCGTCCCGCACCGCCTTCGACGAAGACCATGCGATGTTCCGCGACACCGTGCGGCGGGTGTTCGACAAGGCGCTGCTCCCCCATCTCGATCGCTACGAGCGTGAGGGCATCGTCGACCGGCCGTTCTGGCTGGCCTGTGGCGAAGCGGGGCTGCTCTGCCCGACGGTGAAGCCCGAATATGGCGGGCTGGGCCTCGATTTCGCCTACAATGTGGTGGTCGCAGAGGAGCTGGCCTATGCGGGGTCGGCCGCCGGCATCACCCTCCAGTCCGACATCGTCGCCGAATATATCGAGCGCTACGGATCGGAGGAGCAGAAGCGGACATACCTGCCCGGCATGGTGACGGGCGAAGTGATCACCGCCATCGCGATGACCGAGCCGGGTGCGGGATCGGATCTGCAGGGCGTGCGCACCACCGCGATCCGCGACGGCAACCATTATGTCGTCAACGGATCCAAGACCTACATCACCAACGGCCAGAATGCCGATCTGGTCGTGGTCGTCGCCAAGACCGATCCGGCGCTCGGCGCCAAGGGCATCTCGCTGATCCTCGTCGATGCCGATACGCCCGGTTTCCAGCGCGGGCGCAATCTCGACAAGGTCGGCATGCATTCCGCCGACACGTCCGAACTGTTTTTTGAGGACGTGCGCGTGCCGATCACCCATTGTCTTGGGCAGGAAGGGCAGGGCTTCGCCTATCTGATGAGCCAGCTGCCGCAGGAACGGCTGTCGATCGCCGTCTCCGCGCAGGGCGCCGCGCAGCGCGCGTTCGACGAGGCGGTGGCCTTCACCAAGGATCGCAAGGCGTTCGGCAAGACGGTGTTCGAGTTCCAGAACACCCGCTTCACGCTGGCCGACATGAAGAGCCAGTTGCAGGTCGGCTGGGCGCATCTCGACTGGGCGATCGCGCGCCATGTCCGCGGCGAACTGACCACCGCCGAGGCATCCGCCGCCAAGCAATGGCATACCGACATGCAGGGCCGCGTGATCGACATGGCGCTGCAGCTCCATGGCGGCGCGGGCTACATGAACGAATATATGGTCGCGCGGCTGTGGAGGGACGCGCGCGTGACGCGCATCTTCGGCGGCACCAACGAGATCATGAAGGAAGTCGTCAGCCGATCGATCTGA